A segment of the Terriglobales bacterium genome:
ATTGATCTCGACGGAACTGGTGCGTGCGTTGAACGCCCACTTGGTCCTGATGTAGGCGATGCGCTCACCGTCTGGGGACCACGTTGGCGCTCCCACGTCGGAGCCATCGCCGTTATCGCCCGCAACCTTGACCAGCTCGGTTCCGTCGGAACGCATCACCCACACTTCTCGACCATACATACCCCAGTACGCGAGGTCGCCACGGCGGAATGCAATGTGGGCCCCGTCTGGCGAGACGGACCCTCCGGTAGCGTCGTCGACGAGAAGGCGAGGAGCGCCTTCGAAAACCGAGAGACTCCAGAGGCCGGCTTTCCCATTTTGGTTCTCGCGAGAGACGAGCAAATGCGTTCCGTCAGCAAACCAGTCATGTACGCGTGCCGAAAAGCTGGGTGGTAATGGCACAGGATGGACCTCGCCGGTGCGAATCACTTTCAGGAAAACGCCTGTGTTATCGCTGTAAGCGAGATACTTACCATCGGGAGAGATGGCTGCACTGTTTACGCTGTTTTCCGACGAGTTTGCGGTCAGTTGGCGTTCGATGAGTTCGGCGGGCCGCGCAAGAAATGGCGATAGCATCCAGATAAGAACAGCAATCGCGATCAACGAGACGAACGCGATGGCGGTCCGCGGCCGCAGGAAGAATGATTTGTCTCGATGTGGGACGACAGCGATTGCGATTTCGCTTGTGGCGACGCAACTGTTGACCGGCGCAATAAACCGGTAGCCGCGCCGCGACAGCGTTTCCACAAAACGGGGGTTCTCGGCGGAATCCTGTAGCGCGTCCCGCAACCTCTTTGTGGCAGCGTTGATACTGTGGTCGAAGTCCACAAAAGTATCCGCCGGCCAGAGCCTCTCCCGCAGTTCCTCCCGAGTGACGATCTTTCCGGGGCGTTCCAACAACATGGCCAAAATCTGAAAAGGCTGCTCCTGCAGCCTCACCTTCGAGCCGTTGCGGCGCAGCTCCCCCGCACGGAGATCCACCTCGAACACACCGAAGCGGACCACCGCAAGTTCGTGACTCGCTGACGTTGCCATGTCTCCTCAGATGGGAAAGGCAGTGTAGCACTCATTCATCTCGTCCCAGCCGTTGGATCCTTGGCCAGTTCTCAATTCGGGTCCGTGACTTTCTGCCCCGTAGGTGTCGACAAGATGAAGCAGTTTGCGTCCTGGTTCACCCACGGGGTAACCAACGGCAGCCACCTACGCAAAGCCGCGTATGAGACGAAATCAGCGAACGAAGTGCTCTCCGCCTGAACGAATTTTTCGAGAAGCACTGCTTCGCGTTCACTGCCCAGTTAACGGCACCAGGCATCCGTGAGCAATCTTCCTTATAAGTTGTTAGCGTTTTTGCTGCCCTCTGAATGTTGGATCTCGTGATGAATCAAGCCATTACGAACCTCGACAACTTTGCGGTACGGATGGTGATAGAGCTTTGCCCTTTGTAGGCAACGAAGCCCAGTTTCCGGAAGCGATTCATAAAAAAGTTGATTCGGGATCGGGTTGCGCCAACCATTTCCGCCAAAATCTCCTGACTGATCTTGGGGATCACTGCCTCGGGTTTGCCTCCGTTGCCGAAAGTACCTAGTAACAGAAGGGTTCGGGCCAGCCGTTTTTCAGTGGAACTGAGAAGGTGATCCATTATGACTTCTTGGTATCCCGTGATGCGGGCCAGTAAGTAGTCGAGAAAGAATCCCGCAAAAGTCTTTTCATTTTGGATCGCACGCAACATCTCGTTTCGCTCAATCTTGAGTATTGTGCAATCTGTAAGCGTCCTGGCTGACGCAGTGCTCCGGGGCCGATCTGCCGCTATGCATTCCTTGCCTGCAAAATTCCCCGGGCCGAGCAGGGCAATTGTGCTTTCTTTGCCCTGAGAGTCTACGGTGAGCTTCACCGCGCCCGCCTGGATATAGAAGACAGCATTAATCCGTTTGCCTTGCTCAAAGAGCACCTGTTTTTCCGGGGCATACACAATCGTCCTGCCCGGGCCGGCTTTGGAGAGATAAGTCTTGAGGTGAAAGAGCGGTTTTTTCTTCTGAGCCTTGCGCAACTCCTCTGTCTGCCTCCGCTCGCTGGCGTCCATGAGGCAGCCATAGATCTCGGCCAGCTCGCCGCGTTCGTCGAAGGTTCCGGCGGCGCCCTCCACCGCGTGGACCAAGGTTCCGTCCTGGCGCCGGAGTTCAGCCTCGTTGTATTCGAGCCGCCCCTTCTCCCTGAGGAGCTCCAGGAATGCCTCTCGCGACGCGTGGTCGGGATAGAGCGAGACCAGATCAACTTTCATCGCCTCTTCCACCGAGGCAAAACCGAGCATGCGCGCGAAGGCTGAATTGCATGTGGTCAACTTTCCATCGGGGCTTGCGACGTAGCTGCCCGCCGGATTCGCCTCAAAAAAGCGCCGGGTTTTCTCGTCGCTTCGGCGCCGCGCATCCTCCGCTTGCTTGCGCTTGGTGATGTCACGAATGTTGCATTGGATAACCCTCGTGCCATTCGATCCATAGACATTGCTGACAAATTCCACGGCAACGGAGCGGCCGTCTTTGGTTTCAAGCGGGAGAGACTCATAGCGGATATATTCTTTTTCTTGCAACTCCAGAAAAGCCAGCTTGCTTTCCTTCGTGTCTTTGAACGGCCCAATCTCCCAAAGCGGCATCCCAACAAACTCGTCATAAGAGTAGCCCAGCAAATTAATCAGGAATGGGTTAACGTCTGTTATCCGTCCTGTCTGCGCATCGAGAATCAGGATGCCATCTTGGGCGGCTTCGAACAGTCGACGATATCTCAGCTCCGAAGCTCGTAACCCCTCTTCGGAGTGCTTGAGTTCCGTCTCTTCCTGCATGGCTTACCTCGTCATAGCCTTTCAGGCCCGAGCCCTCTCAACCATTCCCCTAAATGCTGCAGACACGACGCCAGGCCTCATCTTGTCCTGCCGAGAGATACCGGTCTAGCGATTTGGAAACAGCCAGAGCGAAAACCCCTGGTGGGCTAATAACTGCTGGTTTTAGCGAGATTCAGAACACTGGGTGTAGTAGTAGGCGATGCAACTCTTGTCTCGTCTCCCAGGCCAGTATCAAGCTTCAGGCGTCTTAACACTGGTCAAATCTGAACACTGGTTAAAAGGGATCAAACAAAGGAAAGTCGGAGTTTCCCCGGTGCGAGAGCAATCCTGGCTACGATGGGAGAGGCGTCGGAGAAGACGCCTGGATGGTATTGGAGACCACTCGGCTTTCCAAAACGAATTTCACACATGGGCATTCGGGGAGCTAGCATCGGCTACCGCAGCGGTGCTGAGAGCATTCCTGCCCACGACGCGTAGACTATCCTGCCGCCTTTTCCACCAGTATCCCCGTCTTTAATTCTTAGGGGAAGCTACTGAAAGCGAAAAGTCAATGATGTAGCGCACTGCCCTCCCCACGACGCGTAGACGATCCTGCCGCCTTTTCCACCAGTATCTCCGTCTTTTTCTTAGGGGAAGCTACTGAAAGCGAAAAATCAATGATGTATCGCACTCCAGTGAGGCAGAAGATGCAGGGCGTTTCCATCACGGTCCCGTTAACCTCTGACGACACGTTTAGCGGAAATGAGCGCAAACACTCGGTGCACGTCAGCACGATATACGGTATGCCTCTGGCGTCCTTGCCGTTTTGAGGAACCCACACGGGAGCGGACTCCCTGCTATGCGCGATGGCCCGCGCAGCCGAAGTTCGAAGTAAGCCGGCAACCAGTTGCGGCAGTGTGTGCGGACTGTTGGTGCCTTTAGCGTAGAAAGCATCGGCGATCACTCCTCCGGGCACTGCATCCCCAGCCTGATACGCGCCACTCATGGCGACAACCAACACTTGGGGAAAGCGACGGCGAACCACGGAGAGAAACTCGAATCCCGACATTTGCGGCAGGTTCAGATCGGAAACGATGAGTGCAGGAACCCTACTTTTCATTTCTAAAAGCGCATCGAAACCGTCTTCCGCGGTAGAAACTTCGTATCCTTTATCCGCCAGCAGCATCGCGACGGTCGTGCGAATACTCGGGTCGTCATCGACGACCAGGATGCGGCGTTTTGAAGCGTCAGACATAAGTCAATCCTCACTACACAAGCGCGCGACAGTGGCAACAAAAAGAGAGTCTCATATTGTGTAGTCTTGGAAATCTGTCAAATATGACATTCAGGAATGTCATTTTGTGTAGTCTTGGCGATCTGTCAAATATGACATTCAGGAATGTTCATATTTTGTAGTCTTGCAATCTGTCAACTTTGACATTCAGGAATGTTCATCTTGCAAGCGCTCTTGACCTCTAGTCATGAAGAACAACATTCAAGAGGGAACTGTGAATTCGCAGAGAGCCGTTGTACTCAATGAATCCCAGCTTGCGGAAGCGGTTCATAAAGAAGCTGACTCGGGACCGGGTGGCGCCAATCATCTCCGCTAACATTTCCTGGCTGATCTTTGGGATCACTGCCTCCGGCTTGCCTTCCTTGCCGAAGTTGGCCAGCAGGAGAAGCGCCCGGGCTAACCGTTTTTCGCTGGAATTGAAGAGCTGGTCGATCAGGTCTTCCTGGATCCTGGTGTTCCGGGCAAGCAGGTAAGC
Coding sequences within it:
- a CDS encoding response regulator encodes the protein MSDASKRRILVVDDDPSIRTTVAMLLADKGYEVSTAEDGFDALLEMKSRVPALIVSDLNLPQMSGFEFLSVVRRRFPQVLVVAMSGAYQAGDAVPGGVIADAFYAKGTNSPHTLPQLVAGLLRTSAARAIAHSRESAPVWVPQNGKDARGIPYIVLTCTECLRSFPLNVSSEVNGTVMETPCIFCLTGVRYIIDFSLSVASPKKKTEILVEKAAGSSTRRGEGSALHH
- a CDS encoding PAS domain S-box protein, with the protein product MQEETELKHSEEGLRASELRYRRLFEAAQDGILILDAQTGRITDVNPFLINLLGYSYDEFVGMPLWEIGPFKDTKESKLAFLELQEKEYIRYESLPLETKDGRSVAVEFVSNVYGSNGTRVIQCNIRDITKRKQAEDARRRSDEKTRRFFEANPAGSYVASPDGKLTTCNSAFARMLGFASVEEAMKVDLVSLYPDHASREAFLELLREKGRLEYNEAELRRQDGTLVHAVEGAAGTFDERGELAEIYGCLMDASERRQTEELRKAQKKKPLFHLKTYLSKAGPGRTIVYAPEKQVLFEQGKRINAVFYIQAGAVKLTVDSQGKESTIALLGPGNFAGKECIAADRPRSTASARTLTDCTILKIERNEMLRAIQNEKTFAGFFLDYLLARITGYQEVIMDHLLSSTEKRLARTLLLLGTFGNGGKPEAVIPKISQEILAEMVGATRSRINFFMNRFRKLGFVAYKGQSSITIRTAKLSRFVMA